Part of the Balnearium lithotrophicum genome is shown below.
TCACTTCCCGAAAAGAAACCTTCTGAAATAATACAGAGAACAATTAGGGAGACGTAAAGGAGCTCCATTACGTTACCCTCTCAACCAAAACCGATTTAATCCTGTTTCCTTCCTTCTCCTCAACAATGAACCTGTATCCCTGATACTCAACAGATTCTCCCTTTTCTGGAATCTTCTCTAAGAGAGCCATTATGAGGCCTGAAACTGTATCAACCTCTTTAAGAATTTCATCGTCCTCCAAATTCAAAACCTCCTTAACTTCATCGATAGGAGCGTCTCCGGAAAATCTAAACTTTTCCTCCGATATTCTTTCAACCTCCTCCTCTTGACCCTTTTCGTCTGGAAGTTCCCCGACAATCTCTCTGAGGATATCGTCCAGTGTAACGAGTCCGGCAGTATTTCCGTACTCATCAATGACAATTGCCATGTGTCTCCGCGTTTTCTGCATCTCCTTTAGGAGCTTATCTATCGTTAAAAATTCAGGGACAAAAAAGGGAGAATCTGCAAACTCCTTAATCTCCCTTTTTAAGTCATTCACCGAAAGCTTTAAAGGCAAAATTCTCCTTGTATACAGGATACCTGTAATTTGGTCTAAGGAGTCCCTGTAAATAGGAATTCGTGAAAATTTAACCTCCTTCAACCTATTTAGTGCCTCTTCAACTGTTGTATCCTCAAGAAGGGCAAAAATCTTGTGTTTAGGTACCATAACCTCCTTAACTGTAACCTCCCCTAAGTCCAAAGCCCTATCTATTAGCTCAACCTCCTCCTTCCCTATAATTCCTTCCTTTGCTCCCTCTGAAACCAGAATGAGGAACTCCTCATCCGTTAGGGCCTTAGGCCTGTTGAAGAGTTCTACTCCAAAAGGTTTTAATATTAAAGTTGCAACTCCAACTAAAAGGGCTCTAAAGGGAAGTATCAGCTTTGATACCAGTTTTATAAATGGAAAGACAAAAAAGGCGTACCTTTCGGAGTACTTTATTGCCAGTGTTTTGGGGGTTACCTCTCCGCAGATTAGAAGGGTTACCACAGTGACGGGAACAGCCAAAAGGGAGCCCAACTCATGTCCAAAGAGCCTTATAAAGATTACCGTCGATGTGGCAGCAATTCCAACGTTAACCATTTCATTTCCTATTAGAATCGTAGCAATCAGGTCAGCCGGGTTCTGAAGGAGAGAGAGTATCTCCTTAGCTTTTTTATTCCCCTCCTTTGCGAGTCTCTCCAGTCTAAGAGTATTGAGCGAAAAGAAGGCAGTCTCAGAGGCGGAAAAGAGGGCAGAGAAGAAGATTAGGGTAGGAAGGATAAAGAGGTAAACTACCGGAACGGACTCCATTTTGTTAAGCCTTCTCAGTAAGTTTCTTGATAATTAGGTTTTGGATGGCAGTTATTACGTTGTTTGAGAACCAGTAGAGAACCAGTCCTGCTGGAAAGCTTGCAAATAGGAATGTAAAGAGAACTGCCATTCCAATAAACATGTACTGTTGCTGTTTATTTGTTGTAGGTGTAACCAACTGTTGAGCTATCATTGAAAGACCCATCAAGATAGGCAGTGCGTACGTTGGGTCCGGCATTGAGAGGTCCTTAATCCAGAGGAAAGGAGCTCCCTTCAGCTCAACAGCATTCAAAAATATCTCGTAGAGTGCGAAAAATATAGGAATCTGGGCAATCATTGGTAAACATCCACTGGCAGGGTTAACACCTAACTCCTTGTAGAGCTTCATTGTCTCTTCCTGGAGCTTCTGAGGGTCGTTTCCATACCTTTTCTTCAGCTCCTCTAACTTTGGGGCAACCTCCTGCATCTTCTTCATCGAGACAAAGCTCTTGTGTGTAAGGGGGTGAAGAATCAGTTTAACAATCAGGGTAAAGATGATGATTAAAAGTCCCCAGTTTGGAATGAACTGGTGGAGAAATAGGAAAACCTTCAAAAACGGCTTTGCCAAAAAGCCGAATACTCCAAAATCAATAGCAGAATCCATACCTAACGATTCGAGTCTGTTAAGTTCTTTTGGCCCTCCGTAGAATGTTGCGTTTGAAACGAAATTTCTAACAAAGGTGTGATTTGGGGATATTTTCTCAACTACGGCCGAAAACCTATTCGACTTAACTGCCATTAAAAAGTACTTATCCTCCTCTCCTGCCCAAAGAACGTTGTTGTAGGAGATAAAACCGGTTATGTCTGCAGGGTTGAGTCTAAAAACCTTTTCTTCCGTTTCAACGACTGGCCCAATGTGTCCCATTCTTGATGTATGGGCTTCGTTTACTTTTATATCCGTTCCAACAACAGTTTCAACTTCTCCCTTTGGAAAAACGGTTTCAACATCAATTCTGTAAGAGTTTGGATAGAAGGTAAACTTCTTTACGAAGGTAGTTCCGTCTAAGAGTTTTCCCCTCAGTTCGAGTGTTTGTGGCCTATTCTTTACAGTTAATTTTTCAGCCGAGGGGATTAGGTTTAGTTTTGAGAGCTCCTCGTTAAGCCTTTTATCCTCCGAAACTGTCATGAGAGGATAGATTCCCGTCTTTTTAGATTCATCGGAAACGAGCTGAGCTCTATACTTTTTGATATAGAGACTAATGAGTTTTCCGTTCACCGTTGAGATTTTGACACTGTAGAGGGGAGTATCAACAGAAACGACTTTCCCTATCTCCTTAGAGGGTATAACGTCTTTAGGGGCTGAAACAGTTTGCTTCTGACTAACTTTCTCCGCTTCCTCTGACTTCTTCTGATGGTGTCCAAAGAAAAACTGGAAGCCGAAAAAAACTAAAGCTGCCAAAATTAGAGCCTGAATAAAGGATGCTTTCTTCTCCCTATTTTCCATAATTCTCTCCTCTATGGGTAATCTACTCCCCCCTTAGAGAGGGGATTACAACGT
Proteins encoded:
- the yidC gene encoding membrane protein insertase YidC — its product is MENREKKASFIQALILAALVFFGFQFFFGHHQKKSEEAEKVSQKQTVSAPKDVIPSKEIGKVVSVDTPLYSVKISTVNGKLISLYIKKYRAQLVSDESKKTGIYPLMTVSEDKRLNEELSKLNLIPSAEKLTVKNRPQTLELRGKLLDGTTFVKKFTFYPNSYRIDVETVFPKGEVETVVGTDIKVNEAHTSRMGHIGPVVETEEKVFRLNPADITGFISYNNVLWAGEEDKYFLMAVKSNRFSAVVEKISPNHTFVRNFVSNATFYGGPKELNRLESLGMDSAIDFGVFGFLAKPFLKVFLFLHQFIPNWGLLIIIFTLIVKLILHPLTHKSFVSMKKMQEVAPKLEELKKRYGNDPQKLQEETMKLYKELGVNPASGCLPMIAQIPIFFALYEIFLNAVELKGAPFLWIKDLSMPDPTYALPILMGLSMIAQQLVTPTTNKQQQYMFIGMAVLFTFLFASFPAGLVLYWFSNNVITAIQNLIIKKLTEKA
- a CDS encoding hemolysin family protein, with the protein product MESVPVVYLFILPTLIFFSALFSASETAFFSLNTLRLERLAKEGNKKAKEILSLLQNPADLIATILIGNEMVNVGIAATSTVIFIRLFGHELGSLLAVPVTVVTLLICGEVTPKTLAIKYSERYAFFVFPFIKLVSKLILPFRALLVGVATLILKPFGVELFNRPKALTDEEFLILVSEGAKEGIIGKEEVELIDRALDLGEVTVKEVMVPKHKIFALLEDTTVEEALNRLKEVKFSRIPIYRDSLDQITGILYTRRILPLKLSVNDLKREIKEFADSPFFVPEFLTIDKLLKEMQKTRRHMAIVIDEYGNTAGLVTLDDILREIVGELPDEKGQEEEVERISEEKFRFSGDAPIDEVKEVLNLEDDEILKEVDTVSGLIMALLEKIPEKGESVEYQGYRFIVEEKEGNRIKSVLVERVT